A section of the Pochonia chlamydosporia 170 chromosome 2, whole genome shotgun sequence genome encodes:
- a CDS encoding WD-repeat protein pop3 (similar to Neurospora crassa OR74A XP_961071.2), translated as MSVILCTAGYDHTIRFWEALSGICSRTIQHPDSQVNRLCISPDKRFLAAAGHHTVKLYDIKSTNPNPLLTFEGHTGNITGVAFHCEGKWMVTSSEDGTVKIWETRTGSIQRSYNHGSPANDVVIHPNQGEIISCDRAGSVRIWDLAENTCAHELVPEEDVPVSSVTVASDGTLLCAANTLGNVFVWTLRQTYDQTQIMPVTHFNAHKEYITRILLSPDVKKLATCSADHTAKIWEVNNTKPRDEGEKDPKPFPLEATLTGHQRWVWDCAFSADSAYLVTACSDHYARLWEVHSQQIIRQYNGHHRGAVCVALNDYSETR; from the exons ATGTCCGTCATCCTCTGCACAG CCGGATACGACCACACGATTCG GTTCTGGGAAGCCCTCTCTGGCATCTGTTCACGTACCATCCAACATCCCGACTCCCAAGTAAATCGACTATGCATCTCCCCCGACAAAAGATTTCTGGCGGCAGCTGGTCACCACACGGTCAAGCTATACGACATCAAGTCTACGAATCCCAATCCTCTTCTCACCTTTGAGGGCCATACTGGCAACATCACGGGCGTCGCATTCCACTGCGAAGGAAAATGGATGGTGACAAGCTCCGAAGACGGCACGGTTAAGATTTGGGAAACAAGGACAGGTTCTATTCAGCGAAGCTACAACCACGGCTCCCCCGCAAACGATGTCGTTATTCACCCCAACCAAGGCGAAATTATCAGCTGCGACAGGGCAGGTAGTGTAAGGATATGGGATTTAGCGGAGAATACTTGCGCGCATGAGCTGGTTCCAGAAGAGGACGTGCCAGTATCAAGCGTCACTGTTGCCAGTGATGGAACCTTGCTTTGCGCGGCAAACACATTG GGAAATGTCTTCGTGTGGACACTGAGGCAAACATACGATCAAACTCAAATCATGCCGGTAACTCATTTCAACGCTCACAAAGAGTACATCACTCGCATCCTTCTCTCACCAGATGTGAAGAAACTAGCAACATGTAGCGCCGACCACACAGCCAAGATTTGGGAGgtcaacaacaccaaaccccGCGACGAAGGCGAAAAGGATCCCAAGCCCTTCCCCCTGGAGGCTACACTTACAGGACACCAGAGGTGGGTTTGGGACTGTGCATTCAGTGCCGATTCGGCATACTTGGTGACGGCGTGCTCTGATCACTACGCCCGGCTGTGGGAGGTACACAGCCAGCAGATTATCCGTCAGTACAACGGCCATCACCGAGGCGCTGTTTGTGTTGCGCTAAATGATTACTCGGAGACTCGTTAG
- a CDS encoding metal dependent phosphohydrolase (similar to Metarhizium robertsii ARSEF 23 XP_007824820.1), whose translation MTTFLQDIPEIGLTFTHSPIVDSALAHTKEHCSPSIYNHAVRAAYWATIIAKKGESLSSSSLDLEILLLSCILHDMGWSETAPLISEDKRFEVDGANIARDFLLKNKQQYRAENGDVWGENRIQRCWDAIALHTTPSIAAHAAPEVALTNMGVAADFMGPAFPNGPGKDNVITIEEYRAVMVLFPRLDFTATGLKQVMCGLCRRKPVTTYDNFVGIFGLKFGIDGKGAGKEDFERDWEENQAVNFLVSGLNSLQQLDTQL comes from the coding sequence ATGACCACCTTTCTACAAGATATACCCGAAATAGGGCTAACTTTTACACATTCGCCCATAGTTGACTCAGCATTGGCGCACACAAAAGAGCATTGCAGTCCTTCCATATACAACCACGCCGTCCGCGCCGCGTACTGGGCCACTATCATTGCAAAAAAGGGCGAATCACTCAGTTCCTCCAGTTTGGATTTAGAAATACTCCTACTGAGCTGCATACTTCACGACATGGGATGGTCAGAAACGGCCCCGCTAATCTCAGAGGACAAGCGGTTCGAGGTGGACGGCGCGAACATTGCACGAgactttcttctcaagaaCAAACAGCAATACAGGGCAGAAAATGGAGATGTTTGGGGCGAAAACAGGATTCAGCGCTGTTGGGACGCTATTGCTTTGCACACTACACCATCTATTGCAGCACATGCTGCACCCGAAGTGGCTCTCACAAACATGGGAGTTGCTGCTGACTTCATGGGACCGGCATTCCCGAACGGACCAGGGAAAGATAATGTCATAACAATAGAGGAATATCGTGCCGTTATGGTATTATTTCCTCGATTGGACTTTACTGCCACTGGGTTGAAGCAGGTCATGTGTGGCTTGTGTCGTAGGAAGCCCGTCACAACTTACGATAACTTTGTAGGTATATTCGGTTTGAAGTTTGGTATTGATGGCAAAGGGGCTGGGAAAGAAGACTTTGAGAGAGACTGGGAGGAGAATCAGGCTGTTAACTTTTTGGTATCGGGGCTCAATTCATTGCAACAGCTGGACACACAGCTCTAG
- a CDS encoding transcription factor Cys6 (similar to Metarhizium robertsii ARSEF 23 XP_007818589.2) has translation MVSLLYATNIGQDINCAGTFLPELPVRLGHNAALDASAAAFASTMTCIRSRSNASEPVRDKYVTAIRAVQSAVAKSSTAYTVETLCSILLIASCQSWMAASNELTPSHGMGMGHLLDVLLDQDPSCDMFLFQVVRSATNAVVLESMFNPSVQPQPWIHKLTKRNFQARLPVLNPQTLEVREKKVIWLPTMDDVNLLLLPDLLRQPNKDMQRIQQLYIMSQEDYKKVSQYRNTCFLQKDRLNCLPPEAVSLLASCNEIQSILLAVGIALNTLLRNVYPHDLELKKDIVGFFADTVSLAEDLKMELPMGAVYLPLTLVAAWLASDDATYRARLKHLLEDYKGGYAMSEFIRRVSHWRDAPQSLIDEFSWFPRPADSIEGPTGNDEARSSGISTQVQPHSSCCFL, from the exons ATGGTATCTCTGCTCTACGCAACAAACATCGGACAAGATATAAACTGCGCGGGAACATTCCTACCAGAGCTACCAGTGCGACTTGGTCATAATGCCGCCCTGGATGCCTCAGCCGCGGCCTTTGCGTCCACCATGACATGTATTCGCTCCAGGAGCAATGCGTCAGAGCCAGTTCGCGACAAATACGTCACCGCTATCAGGGCCGTACAGAGTGCTGTTGCGAAATCTAGTACGGCTTACACGGTGGAAACTCTATGTTCAATCCTACTCATTGCGAGTTGTCAGAGTTGGATGGCCGCGAGCAATGAGCTTACTCCGTCTCATGGAATGGGTATGGGGCATCTGTTGGATGTTTTGTTAGACCAAGATCCTAGTTGTGATATGTTTCTGTTCCAAGTCGTACGGAGTGCTACTAATGCAGTG GTATTGGAGAGCATGTTCAATCCTTCTGTCCAACCACAACCCTGGATACACAAACTCACGAAAAGAAACTTCCAGGCTCGCCTACCAGTCTTGAATCCCCAAACCTTGGAGGTGCGTGAAAAAAAGGTCATTTGGCTACCAACCATGGATGACGTCAATCTCCTGCTGCTCCCGGatcttcttcgccaaccGAACAAAGACATGCAAAGGATCCAACAGCTTTACATCATGTCACAGGAAGACTACAAAAAGGTATCACAGTACCGAAACACCTGTTTCTTACAAAAAGATCGTCTGAATTGCCTTCCACCGGAAGCTGTCAGTCTTCTGGCAAGTTGCAATGAGATACAATCCATTTTGCTGGCCGTTGGCATCGCGCTCAACACATTACTACGAAATGTGTACCCCCACGACTTagagttgaagaaggatatAGTTGGATTCTTTGCGGACACAGTTTCACTAGCAGAGGACTTAAAGATGGAACTACCCATGGGAGCTGTGTATCTTCCGCTCACGCTTGTGGCTGCGTGGCTTGCTTCGGATGATGCCACGTACCGAGCGCGCTTGAAGCACTTGTTGGAGGACTATAAAGGTGGATATGCCATGTCTGAGTTTATTAGGCGTGTGAGTCACTGGAGAGATGCGCCTCAGAGTTTGATTGATGAGTTTTCGTGGTTCCCGAGGCCAGCAGACTCTATTGAAGGGCCAACTGGCAATGACGAGGCTCGATCGAGTGGTATATCGACGCAAGTGCAGCCTCATAGTAGTTGCTGCTTCCTATGA
- a CDS encoding proteasome subunit alpha type 6 (similar to Beauveria bassiana ARSEF 2860 XP_008599362.1) has product MTSSQSTTAQQVPAWKRLGLKLKQPGAATDSANGGTPAVGHPSSTQREAQSNKRKSEAPLATDSSSSIKKARTDKEFPRSAEKNSNLKKKSKTVTFGDTPTKNGITSASHNSNKDKPAKSKKSKGPAKKQPPVNPKDIKPALDYLQQWKSSRDSWKFNKNFQSLLIDRVFDADDIPAENIATFYEYIRDLKGFVRTRLRETAMEIKTKDIADGPSGFPAGTGALDAKQESYEQLLSDLLSATRIGKKRKGYDEVEFVASSEAGDVIIRRVVKRMRAEMILDELSDGEQTDTSRTTQSSDNTFTTSENHTTVRTDGEKQLKLNDGTSRRRRKLRVNVDDSSSSESESDSDSDSSSSSSDDSDDSDSDSGDEAEAQEDDGYESSSSSSSSSSSSAGESDSDDDSADDDD; this is encoded by the coding sequence ATGACGTCGTCGCAGAGCACAACAGCACAGCAGGTGCCGGCATGGAAACGATTGGGCCTTAAGCTCAAGCAGCCCGGTGCTGCAACAGACTCTGCAAATGGTGGCACCCCGGCCGTTGGGCACCCAAGCAGCACCCAGCGCGAAGCCCAGTCGAACAAAAGGAAGAGTGAAGCCCCGCTGGCCACAGACTCATCCTCATCTATTAAAAAGGCCCGAACGGACAAAGAATTCCCTCGGAGTGCTGAGAAGAACTCAAATCTCAAGAAAAAATCCAAAACAGTCACATTTGGAGACACTCCGACAAAGAACGGAATCACATCCGCATCACACAACTcaaacaaggacaagccAGCCAaatcaaagaagagcaagggcCCTGCCAAGAAACAGCCGCCGGTCAATCcaaaagacatcaagccGGCCCTTGACTATCTCCAACAGTGGAAATCGTCGCGTGACAGCTGGAAGTTCAACAAGAATTTCCAGTCTCTACTTATCGACCGGGTATTTGACGCCGATGATATCCCCGCAGAAAACATTGCGACTTTCTATGAGTATATACGCGACCTGAAAGGATTTGTGAGGACGAGGCTGCGAGAGACTGCTATGGAAATAAAGACGAAGGATATTGCAGATGGCCCCTCGGGCTTCCCAGCGGGCACTGGGGCCCTCGACGCCAAACAAGAGTCGTATGAGCAACTACTGTCCGACCTGCTAAGTGCGACACGAATCGGAAAGAAGCGAAAGGGATATGACGAAGTTGAATTTGTGGCATCGTCTGAAGCGGGCGATGTTATTATCCGCCGGGTCGTCAAGCGAATGAGGGCAGAAATGATTCTTGACGAGCTCTCAGACGGAGAACAGACGGACACCAGCCGCACAACACAATCCTCCGACAACACCTTCACCACCAGCGAGAATCACACCACAGTCCGCACTGACGGCGAGAAGCAACTCAAGCTAAATGACGGGACATCGAGACGCCGACGAAAGTTGCGGGTGAACGTGGACGATAGTAGCAGCTCAGAGTCGGAGTCTGACAGCGACTCTGattcgagcagcagctcctcTGATGACTCTGACGATTCAGACTCCGACTCCGGtgatgaagcagaagctcaagagGACGATGGCTATGAAtcatcaagcagctcatcgtcatcttcgtcttcgtcggcCGGCGAGTCGGACTCGGATGATGACAGtgccgacgatgatgattAG
- a CDS encoding F-box-like domain-containing protein, translating to MEALDIITDQVNQLALSAPSQNSPASWASLPNEIRDQILENCTGYPGWSSLAAVCKKWQFFVERRNFRRLKLDMDGIDHLYFRRIDMRQRQQYVEDIKINIRLPWYVMLDAEPTRGVIECQIAQQSLKEIAVRTAVEKIFTILCTWTPGRPLKLELNAYCRTDAEFWYKGWYYGSPDERDLADDAVFHAVLPDAPVGEKGGEEEWQEDEDCCQDYGYGYADDATLWNRSQAWFNGQKVSTPSLRTMMLAFEPLNLGLTLETLPAVEAITSFTIRRQLRRCICPESLKVIFARLPRVKSIVYELWRGYPLPPERLEHGKHFHLATADTDYTEMTTMISACNPQTTKSLTIFLDFHYNCLADAHFERYFLNWEQVRHYRQGHVWVAAALASKSLALTHLSVTFMTKAGLFFGNCRSSWIWPNLQTLALTAPCLIRSCKKGSEMIREILCTAAEFALRMPELRLMVLWYVAYGRACAFIYRGKNSRPSITWRATKKLDLQSKYYAEVVKRWQRVASDCGPVGLQVNTERLPGHGRIRCHGDAIHLLNLPVQVVDPVSLRQMRLEGRMGR from the exons ATGGAGGCTctcgacatcatcaccgatCAAGTCAATCAACTGGCACTGTCCGCGCCCTCCCAGAATTCCCCAGCATCATGGGCGTCTTTACCCAACGAGATCCGTGATCAAATCTTGGAAAACTGTACGGGCTATCCAGGTTGGTCGTCTCTGGCCGCCGTATGCAAAAAATGGCAATTTTTTGTAGAGAGGCGAAATTTTCGGCGTCTCAAATTGGATATGGATGGCATAGACCACTTGTACTTCCGGAGAATCGACATgcggcaacggcagcagTATGTTGAAGACATAAAGATCAACATCAGATTACCGTGGTACGTCATGCTAGATGCCGAACCGACAAGAGGCGTTATAGAGTGCCAGATTGCCCAGCAAAGTTTGAAGGAAATTGCAGTCAGAACCGCCGTCGAGAAAATTTTCACTATTCTTTGCACCTGGACGCCTGGGCGGCCACTGAAGCTGGAGCTCAACGCCTACTGCAGGACCGACGCAGAGTTCTGGTACAAGGGTTGGTACTACGGCTCGCCTGATGAGAGAGACTTAGCCGACGACGCTGTTTTTCACGCTGTTCTCCCGGACGCCCCCGTAGGAGAGAAGgggggagaagaagagtggcaggaggatgaggattgTTGTCAGGATTACGGCTACGGCTACGCCGACGACGCGACTCTCTGGAATCGAAGCCAAGCCTGGTTCAACGGCCAGAAGGTCTCTACCCCCTCCTTAAGAACTATGATGCTAGCCTTTGAGCCACTGAACTTGGGTCTTACATTGGAAACTCTGCCCGCAGTTGAGGCAATCACCAGTTTCACGATTCGTCGCCAATTGCGTCGTTGCATCTGCCCCGAGTCTCTGAAGGTCATATTTGCGAGACTCCCTCGCGTGAAATCCATCGTCTATGAGTTGTGGCGAGGATACCCACTACCCCCTGAGAGGCTTGAACATGGTAAGCATTTTCATCTCGCA ACTGCTGACACGGACTATACAGAAATGACAACCATGATCTCAGCATGCAATCCCCAAACGACCAAGAGCTTGACAATATTTCTAGACTTTCACTACAACTGCCTTGCAGACGCTCATTTCGAGCGTTACTTTCTAAACTGGGAGCAAGTGCGTCACTATAGGCAAGGGCACGTTTGGGTTGCAGCGGCTCTGGCTTCGAAGAGCCTCGCCCTTACGCATCTTTCCGTCACATTCATGACCAAGGCTGGACTTTTCTTTGGAAATTGTCGTTCTTCCTGGATTTGGCCGAACCTGCAAACTCTGGCCCTCACTGCGCCATGTTTAATTCGCTCGTGTAAGAAAGGCTCGGAGATGATTCGGGAAATTCTATGTACAGCAGCCGAGTTTGCACTACGCATGCCGGAGCTGCGCCTCATGGTTCTTTGGTATGTGGCGTATGGACGAGCTTGCGCGTTTATATACCGTGGAAAGAATTCCCGTCCTTCCATCACATGGCGTgcgacgaagaagctggatCTACAATCGAAGTATTACGCTGAGGTGGTAAAGCGGTGGCAAAGAGTTGCGTCTGACTGTGGCCCGGTTGGGCTTCAGGTCAACACCGAGCGACTGCCAGGGCACGGGCGTATAAGATGCCATGGTGATGCTATCCATCTTTTGAATTTGCCTGTCCAAGTGGTGGATCCGGTCTCGTTGCGACAGATGCGGCTGGAGGGGAGGATGGGCCGATGA
- a CDS encoding proteasome subunit alpha type 6 (similar to Metarhizium acridum CQMa 102 XP_007807465.1), producing the protein MSASAYDRHITIFSDNGRLYQVEYAFKAITAANIMSVGVRGKDCAVVLSQKKVPDKLIDPSSVSHIFQISPSVGCVITGSIADARAFAQRAQGEAAEFRYKFGYEMPADVLAKRLANISQVYTQRAYMRPYGVATTIISLDSEFGPQLYKCDPAGYYIGYKGTAAGPKQQEALNHLEKKLRNKDCAEGSWEEVVELAITTLSTVLSMDFKKGEIEIGICGGPRTDGKEGTDPAFRMLTEEEIDDRLQAIAEKD; encoded by the exons atgtctg CCAGCGCTTATGACCGACACATTACCATCTTCTCCGACAATGGCCGTCTATACCAAGTTG AATATGCCTTCAAGGCCATCACCGCAGCCAACATCATGTCAGTAGGCGTCCGAGGAAAGGATTGCGCCGTTGTCTTGTCGCAGAAGAAGGTGCCA GACAAGCTTATCGACCCCTCCTCCGTTTCACACATCTTCCAGATTTCTCCCTCAGTGGGTTGCGTAATCACTGGCTCCATTGCCGATGCCAGAGCGTTTGCCCAGAGAGCCCAGGGCGAGGCTGCCGAGTTCCGCTACAAGTTTGGATACGAGATGCCTGCCGACGTCCTCGCCAAGCGATTGGCCAACATTAGCCAAGTTTACACCCAAAGA GCATACATGCGTCCTTATGGTGTTGCTACGACCATCATCTCACTCGATTCCGAGTTCGGCCCACAACTGTACAAGTGCGATCCCGCCGGATACTACATTGGATATAAGGGCACCGCGGCTGGCCCCAAACAGCAGGAGGCGCTGAATcatctggagaagaagcttcGCAACAAGGATTGTGCCGAAGGTTCCTGGGAGGAGGTCGTGGAGCTTGCCATTACGACCCTGAGCACAGTTTTGAGCATGGATTTCAAGAAGGGAGAGATTGAGATTGGAATCTGCGGCGGTCCTCGCACTGACGGCAAGGAGGGTACCGATCCCGCATTCCGGATGCTCACCGAGGAGGAGATTGACGACAGATTACAAGCTATTGCGGAGAAGGATTAG